The genomic segment TTAACCCCCGCGCCTATCGGCAGATACTTGCCGTAACCTTCACCAATAAAGCTACGGCAGAAATGAAGGAGCGCATTCTGACGCAACTTTATGGCATTTGGAAAGAAGATCCTGCATCAGACGCCTATCTGAAACGCATCAAAGAGGATTTGGCTTCCTCTCCCCTTTCCGACAAAGAACTGCGCCGGCGTGCAGGAATGGCATTGCAATATATGCTGCACGATTACAGCCGTTTCCGCGTGGAGACAATCGACTCCTTTTTCCAGTCCGTCATGCGCAACCTTGCCCGCGAACTGGAACTCAGTCCCAACCTGAATATTGAGTTAAACAATACCGATGTCCTGAGTGATGCCGTCGACAGTATGATTGAAAAGCTCACCCCTTCCTCACCCGTACTGGCATGGCTGCTGGACTATATCAACGAGCGCATTGCCGATGACAAACGCTGGAATGTCTCCAACGAAGTCAAAAGCTTCGGACGGAACATCTTTGATGAAAGTTACATAGAACGTGGCGAAGGACTTCGGCTCAAACTCCGTTCTCCGGAAGCAATAAAACTCTACCGGGATGTATTGCGCGAAATGGAGACCGATGCATTGGAACAGATGAAAGGTTTCTACGACCAGTTTGAAGGCGAGTTGGACGGACATGCCCTCGTACCTGAAGATTTGAAAGGCGGTGCACGCGGCATAGGCAGCTATTTCCGCAAGTTGCGCGACGGACGGCTGTCAGACAAAGATGTCATGAATGTCACGTTGCAAAACAGCCTGGCAGATGCCAAGAACTGGGCTACCAAAACATCTTCGCGCAAGGACGACATTATCCGACTGGCAGAAACCAGCCTAATACCTTTACTCCAAGACGCAGAGCGGCTGCGTCCGCAGAAGAACCGTACGATAAACAGTTGCCGTCTCTCACTGCAACATCTCAACAAGCTGCAACTGCTCAATCACATCGATGAGGAAGTGCGCACATTGAACCGCGAGCACAACCGATTCCTGCTATCCGACACCAGCGCTTTACTGCATAAGTTAGTACACGAAGGCGATTCCTCTTTCGTATTTGAAAAAATAGGCGCCAATATCCGCAACGTAATGATAGATGAGTTTCAGGATACAAGCCGCATGCAGTGGGACAACTTCCGGCTACTGTTGCTCGAAGGACTTTCGCAAGGAGCAGACAGCCTTATTGTGGGTGATGTGAAACAATCCATTTACCGCTGGCGAAACGGCGACTGGGGAATATTGAACAGTCTGGGAAGCACCCGGTCTGAATCCCAACTCCCGTTCCCTTTCCCGGTACGCGTGAAAACTCTGAAGATCAACCGCCGAAGCGAAACAAATGTCATCAATTTCAACAACCGCCTGTTTACCGCCGCGGTAGACCATCTGAACACACTATACTTGGAGGAACTGAAAGAAGAATGCTTTCCCCTGAAAGAAGCCTACGCCGATGTTGCTCAGGAATCTCCTAAAACAGACAACAAGGGTTATGTCAAAGTCTCCTTCATAGAGCCTGATGAAGAACAGAGCTACGCCGAAAAAACCTTATCGGCTCTGGGTGAAGAAGTACAAAGGCTGCTTTCAGCAGGTGTGAAGCTGAACGATATCACCATCCTTGTGCGTAAGAACAAGAACATACCGTCTATTGCCGACTACTTCGACAAGGAGTTACATCTTCCTATTGTGTCGGACGAAGCGTTCCGTCTGGATGCCTCCCTTGCCATCTGCATGCTGATAGACGCCTTACGCTACCTGTCCAATCCGGAAGAAAAGATAGCAAGAGCTTCGTTAATAGCAAATTACAAACTGCAGACCAGCTATGAGCGAGGAACGGAAACCGGAAGGACGGGAGGAAATCCTGCGGACTGGCACCAACTGCTGACTGCCGATGTGGCGACAGTGCTCCCAGCAGAATTTATCTCCCGCATGGATGAATTACGCCTGATGCCCTTGTACGAGCTGTTGGAAGAACTGTTCACGCTGTTCAACATGGGCAGCATTGGGAAACAGGACGCCTATCTGTTTGCATTCTTCGATGCTGTGACGGAATATCTGCAAAGCAACTCTTCCGACCTCGACGGCTTCATCCGCTATTGGGATGAAACCCTCTGCTCCAAGACAATCCCCAGCGGAGAGATGGACGGCATACGCATCTTCTCCATCCATAAGTCCAAAGGGCTGGAGTTCCATACGGTCCTCATCCCCTTCTGCGACTGGAAACTGGAGAACGAAACATACAACCAGTTAGTGTGGTGTACCGCCCCCGAATCACCTTACAATTCAATAGACCTTGTTCCTGTCAACTACTCTTTCACAATGGCGGAATCCGTTTACCGGCAGGACTACCTCGACGAGAGGCTGCAACTATGGGTGGACAACCTGAACCTGCTTTATGTGGCATTTACCCGCGCCGGGAAGAACCTGATCTTATGGAGCAAGAAGGACCAAAAAGGCACAATGGCAGAACTTCTTTCCGCTGCCCTGCCGCGAGTTGCCCAAGCGGGAGAAGGCAGTTGGAACGAAGATGAGAAGATCTATGAAAGCGGAACGACATGCCCGTCGGAGGAAAAGTCTCCTCACTCTGCAGGAAATACGGAAAGCAAAGTCGTGAATAAGCTCGCACAAAAACCGGTGAAACTTCCGGTACACATGGAGAGCATGCGACACGACATTGAATTCCGCCAGTCCAACCGTTCCGCCGACTTCATTGCCGGAGTGGACGAAGCCGAGTCCAGCCAGCGTTTCATCAACCGGGGGCGCTTGCTGCATACGCTTTTCTCCGCCATCGAAACAGAAGAGGATATTGATGATGCCATCAACCGTCTGGTATTCGAAGGTGTTATCGGGCGTACCGAAACAGAGGAAGAAATACGGGAGTTGACCCATAGGGCTTTCTCGCAACCGCAAATCAAAGACTGGTATTCCGGGACCTGGCAACTATTCAACGAGTGCGACATTATCTGGCAGGAAAACGGAGAACTCCGTAACCGGCGCCCGGACCGCGTAATGATGCGCAACGGTACAATCGTAGTTGTCGACTTCAAGTTCGGTAAGCCCAGCAAGAAATATAACAAGCAGGTACAAGGGTACATAGAATTACTCGTCCGCATGGGGTATGATGCAAATGCCATCAGCGGGTATCTGTGGTATGTAGAAGAAGAAATAATAGAGAAAGTATGAAAACATTCCTCCAAACAGTAGCCCAAGACCTTTATTCCAAGATAGGAAGCGACCTGTCACGTACAGCAATCGTATTCCCCAACAAACGCGCCAGCTTGTTTTTCAACGAATACCTGGCAGCAGAGAGCGACCGTCCGTTGTGGTCACCCGCTTACGTTAACATCAGCGAACTGTTCCGCCAGCTTTCGCCGCTGAAATCGGGCGACCCGATTCGTCTGGTATGCGAACTATACAAAGTGTTTTGTGAAGAAACACACAGCGAGGAACCTTTGGATGATTTCTATTTCTGGGGTGAATTGCTCATCAGCGATTTCGATGACGTAGACAAGAACCTTGTCGATGCAAACAGGCTTTTCTGCAACTTACAAGACCTGAAGAACATCATGGACAACTACGACTTCCTCGACAAAGAACAAGAAGAAGCCATACAGCAGTTCTTCCAAAACTTCTCCATCGACAAACGCACGCAACTCAAGGAGAAATTCATCTCCCTCTGGGATAAGCTGGGCGACATTTACAGACACTACCGAAAGAATCTCTCCGAACTGGGCATCGCCTATGAAGGCATGATGTATCGCCATGTCATAGAAGGGCTTGACACCGGACTACTGCGTTATGACCGCTATGTGTTCGTCGGCTTCAACGTGCTGAACAAAGTGGAAACCCGCTTCTTCCAACTCCTGCAAGACGCCGGCAAGGCTATGTTCTACTGGGACTACGACATATTCTATACCCGCCTGCCCCATGAGCAGCAACCGCCATACGTCCACGAAGCGGGCGAATTCATACTGCGCAATTTAAAGTTGTTTCCCAACCAGTTGCCCGAAACAGCTTTCGATGCCTTGAGACATCCCAAGAAAGTCCGGTTCATATCCGCCCCGACGGAAAACGCACAAGCCCGCTACCTGCCTGAATGGGTGCGCACTGTTATGAAAAACGATGCCGAAACGAGCAAGGAGAAAGAAAATGCCATTGTATTATGCAATGAAACACTGTTGCTGCCCGTACTTCATTCCATTCCCCCGGAAGTGGAAAACGTCAATATAACCATGGGATTCCCATTGGCGCAGACACCCGTATATAGTTATATCAGCGCGCTTATGGAACTGCAAACCACCGGTTACCGTCGGGATACGGGACGCTACACCTACGAAGCGGTACTTGCCATATTAAAGCATCCATATACCCGGCAACTATCCGCTGCCGCCGATGATCTGGAACACCAACTCACCAAAGACAACCGCTTCTACCCCCTCCCGTCGGAACTAAAAAAAGATGCTTTTCTTGAACGTGTATTCACTCCGCAAAACGGTATCGCGTCCATCTGCCGTTATCTCACCGAACTGCTGCGCGAAGTAGCCGTTGTCTACCGTCAGGAAAAAGATGAGAATGACATCTTCAACCAGCTTTACCGGGAATCCCTGTTCAAAAGCTACACCCTCGTCAACCGTTTGCTCAATCTGATAGAAAGTGATGGGCTGACCCTGCAGACAGATACGCTGAAACGCCTGATGAACCGCCTGCTCACCTCGACCAACATCCCGTTTCATGGCGAGCCTGCCATCGGCATGCAAGTCATGGGAGTATTGGAAACGCGTAATCTTGACTTTCGCAACCTGATTATGTTGTCCCTCAACGAAGGCCAGCTTCCTAAAAACGGCGGTGACTCATCTTTCATCCCCTACAACCTGCGCAAAGCATTCGGAATGACTACCATTGAGCACAAGAACTCGGTATATGCCTATTACTTCTACCGGCTCATACAACGGGCAGAAAATATCACCTTATTATATAATACGGCATCCGACGGACTGAACCGGGGGGAAATGTCACGTTTCATGCTTCAGTTCCTTGTGGAATCTCCACACGACATCTCACGCGAGTATCTGGAAGCAGGACAATCTCCCCAGCACAGTCTTGCAATAGAAATACATAAAACAAATGAGGTACTTCAGCGGATGTACAACGCATACGACATCCGGCAACATCCTAACGCGCTCTTTTCACCCTCGGCACTCAACACCTATCTGGATTGCCGTCTAAAGTTTTATTACCGCTACGTTGCCGGTCTGAAAGCTCCCGATGAAGTGAGTGCCGAGATAGACTCCGCCCTGTTCGGAACAATTTTCCACCGTTCTGCCGAATTGGTATATCAAGACCTTACAACCAATGGAAAAGAAATACGCAAGGAAGATCTGGAACAGCTGTTGCGCAATGACGTGAAGTTGCAAACATACGTAGACAATGCATTCAAAGAGGAACTCTTTCATGTACAAGCCAACGAACAGCCCGAATATAACGGGACGCAGCTTATTCACTCCAAAGTCATTGCATCCTATTTGCGGCAACTGCTGCGCAATGACCTGCACTATGCTCCTTTTCATATGGAAGCTATGGAGCAGAAAGTTACGGAAACAGTAGAGATAGAGACTCCTTTGGGAATACTTCCTCTGAATATTGGCGGCACGATAGACCGTATGGATAGCAAAGACGATACGCTGCGTATTGTAGACTATAAGACAGGAGGCACTCCCAGAACTCCAGAAAACATAGAGCAGCTGTTTGTCCCCGCCGATAACCGTCCGAACTACATCTTCCAGACCTTCCTGTATGCTGCCATTATGTGCCGCAAACAAACATTGAAAGTAGCTCCGTCGCTACTATATATTCATCGTGCAGCATCCGAGAACTACTCGCCCGTTATCGAAATGGGCGCACCGCGCCAGCCTAAAATACCGGTCAGCAACTTTGCATTTTATGAAGATGAGTTTCGTGAAAGGCTATCAGCCCTTCTAAAGGAAATATACAATCCGGAAGAGACTTTCAGCCAAACGGAAGATAACGGGAAGTGTGAATACTGCGACTTCAGAAGCCTATGCAAAAAATAAAGGCAGGCATGGATTACACGAAAGCTACACAGCAGCAGATGCTCCTTGAAAGAGCCTATATGTAATCCATGCCTGAAATATTATCATCGCGCACAACTCAATATGCGCAATCACCCCAATGGAGACTGATTACTTCTTCAACGGAACAGAGAAATAGAATGTGGACCCTTCTCCTTTCTTAGATGTGAACCACAGCTTGCCGCCATTCTTCACAACAAAGTCCTGGCATAACAGCAATCCCAATCCTGAACCTTCTTCATTGTTCGTCCCGAATGTACTGAAATGCGTATCTGTGTGCAGTAATTTCTTTTGCCCCTCTTCATCGATACCGCAACCGTTATCCTTTACACTGATTACCGCCATATCTCCCTGTTCTTCCATTTTCACCACCACTTCGGAATTCTCGTTGCTGAACTTAATGGCATTACTCAGCAGATTACGGATAACGGTTTTCAACATATCAATATCGGCACTGACAGGCAGTTTCTCCGTTTTTTCCTCACGAATGGTAATCTTCTTCAAGCCGGCTACTATGTTGAACACATCAATCACGCTGTCCACCACTTCCACGACATCGATATCCTGATAAACAACATTCAAATTACCGATTTGGCTCTTCGTCCACTTCAACAAGTTATCCAGTAATGAGAATACGTCTTCCGTTGTCTGATTAGCCATTGTCAGCAGTTCGTACATTTCACTGCCGATCTTTTCGACAGGAAGATTAAGAATCATCATATTCAGCACCATCTTGATCGATCCCATCGGGGAACGCAGATCATGTGCTATGACCGAATATAGCTTATCACGCCCGGCAATGGTGTGCTGAAGTTCTTCTGTCTTATTCAATATGATGCGTTTGGCCGCCACCAACGAAATCTGGTGAGTTACACGAATAATCAATTCTTCCTTGTTGAAAGGTTTGGATATAAAATCATTGGCTCCTACCTGGAAACCTTTCACAATATCCGTTGTACTGTTCAGTGCAGTTAAAAAGATGATTGGAATATCTGCCGTATCGGGATTGGACTTGAGACGTTGTGCAACTTCAAACCCACTTAAATCCGGCATCATTACATCCAGCAGAACCAAGTCCGGATGCTCCTTATCCACCTGTTCCAAAGCCTGCTGCCCATTGTTGGCCGTAGCAATCGCAAACTTCTCATTTGTTAAGAGTACCTTCAACAACAATACGTTGGACATCACATCGTCTACGATGAGAATCTTGTACTCAGAAGGATTTATTTCCATGTTCATCTTTGTATTATATTTTTTCCCGTTATCAAGATCGTGTTTATTCAAGAACGATACTTACTGAAATATTCAATTATGCGACACAGCCCTTCTTCCAATTCAATAGTAGGCTGCCACTTCAGTTTGCTTTTTGCCAACGTAATATCCGGCTGACGCTGTTTAGGGTCATCATGCGGCAATGGTTTAAATATCAATTTCGATTTGGAACCTGTCAGCTTAATAACTTTTTCCGCCAACTCAAGAATGGAGAATTCATGCGGATTGCCCAAATTAACCGGACCGATAAATTCATCTTCCGTATCCATCATACGCACCATTCCTTCTATCAAATCGTCCACATACTGAAAGCTACGGGTTTGGGTGCCCGAACCGTATATCGTTATGTCCTCGTCCTGCAATGCCTGAACCACAAAATTAGAAACAACACGTCCGTCATCGGGCAACATACGAGGACCGTATGTATTGAATATACGTATAATCTTAATGCGTATCCCGTTCTGGCGGTGATAATCCATAAATAATGTTTCGGCACAACGCTTGCCCTCGTCATAACAAGAACGAATTCCGATCGGGTTCACATTTCCCCAATAGCTTTCCACTTGAGGATGCACAACGGGATCACCATAGATTTCGCTGGTTGACGCCTGCATGATTTTTGCATTTGTCCTCTTTGCCAGCCCCAACATATTGATAGCTCCCAACACCGAGGTCTTAATAGTCTTTATGGCATCGTGCTGATAGTGCACCGGAGACGCAGGACAGGCCAGATTGTAAATTTCATCAACCTCTGCCTCATAAGGAAATTCCACATCATGATGTACAAATTCAAAGCGGGAATTCCCTTTCAGATGAGCTATATTCTTCTCCGAACCGGTAAAGAGGTTATCCAAGCATATCACTTTGTGTCCGTCTCTAATCAAGCGGGTACACAAATGAGAACCTATAAAACCGGCCCCACCACTAACCAAGACTTTTTTCATACAGCACTATTTTCTACGTCCAAAGACCATGTAACCTGTTTGTTCTGTTTATGTGCTGACAAATGTAGGAGATTTGGTTAAAATATGCAAGTTTGTGAAAGAATTATTTTGAATGTTAAGGAATATATTCCGGCTTATTATCAGGAATACTGAAATCTTTATTGGCAAACAAATCTGCCAAACCTGAAATCTGTTTCAGTCGAAGCAATTCATCGCGGTCCATTCCTATATTTTTCATTATCCACTGGTCGGACATGCCGGCATGATCCAATTCTGCAACAATGTTACACATCAGTTCGATGTTGTGTGTTCCTCGCGCACGATTATGACGGATGGTGGATGCCATGCGGTTGGACAATTCCTTATCAATCACAACCACAGGCAACAGACCATTCTCACGCTGATAGATCCTCT from the Bacteroides eggerthii genome contains:
- a CDS encoding UvrD-helicase domain-containing protein; protein product: MELLVYKASAGSGKTFTLAVEYIKLLILNPRAYRQILAVTFTNKATAEMKERILTQLYGIWKEDPASDAYLKRIKEDLASSPLSDKELRRRAGMALQYMLHDYSRFRVETIDSFFQSVMRNLARELELSPNLNIELNNTDVLSDAVDSMIEKLTPSSPVLAWLLDYINERIADDKRWNVSNEVKSFGRNIFDESYIERGEGLRLKLRSPEAIKLYRDVLREMETDALEQMKGFYDQFEGELDGHALVPEDLKGGARGIGSYFRKLRDGRLSDKDVMNVTLQNSLADAKNWATKTSSRKDDIIRLAETSLIPLLQDAERLRPQKNRTINSCRLSLQHLNKLQLLNHIDEEVRTLNREHNRFLLSDTSALLHKLVHEGDSSFVFEKIGANIRNVMIDEFQDTSRMQWDNFRLLLLEGLSQGADSLIVGDVKQSIYRWRNGDWGILNSLGSTRSESQLPFPFPVRVKTLKINRRSETNVINFNNRLFTAAVDHLNTLYLEELKEECFPLKEAYADVAQESPKTDNKGYVKVSFIEPDEEQSYAEKTLSALGEEVQRLLSAGVKLNDITILVRKNKNIPSIADYFDKELHLPIVSDEAFRLDASLAICMLIDALRYLSNPEEKIARASLIANYKLQTSYERGTETGRTGGNPADWHQLLTADVATVLPAEFISRMDELRLMPLYELLEELFTLFNMGSIGKQDAYLFAFFDAVTEYLQSNSSDLDGFIRYWDETLCSKTIPSGEMDGIRIFSIHKSKGLEFHTVLIPFCDWKLENETYNQLVWCTAPESPYNSIDLVPVNYSFTMAESVYRQDYLDERLQLWVDNLNLLYVAFTRAGKNLILWSKKDQKGTMAELLSAALPRVAQAGEGSWNEDEKIYESGTTCPSEEKSPHSAGNTESKVVNKLAQKPVKLPVHMESMRHDIEFRQSNRSADFIAGVDEAESSQRFINRGRLLHTLFSAIETEEDIDDAINRLVFEGVIGRTETEEEIRELTHRAFSQPQIKDWYSGTWQLFNECDIIWQENGELRNRRPDRVMMRNGTIVVVDFKFGKPSKKYNKQVQGYIELLVRMGYDANAISGYLWYVEEEIIEKV
- a CDS encoding response regulator encodes the protein MNMEINPSEYKILIVDDVMSNVLLLKVLLTNEKFAIATANNGQQALEQVDKEHPDLVLLDVMMPDLSGFEVAQRLKSNPDTADIPIIFLTALNSTTDIVKGFQVGANDFISKPFNKEELIIRVTHQISLVAAKRIILNKTEELQHTIAGRDKLYSVIAHDLRSPMGSIKMVLNMMILNLPVEKIGSEMYELLTMANQTTEDVFSLLDNLLKWTKSQIGNLNVVYQDIDVVEVVDSVIDVFNIVAGLKKITIREEKTEKLPVSADIDMLKTVIRNLLSNAIKFSNENSEVVVKMEEQGDMAVISVKDNGCGIDEEGQKKLLHTDTHFSTFGTNNEEGSGLGLLLCQDFVVKNGGKLWFTSKKGEGSTFYFSVPLKK
- a CDS encoding UDP-glucuronic acid decarboxylase family protein codes for the protein MKKVLVSGGAGFIGSHLCTRLIRDGHKVICLDNLFTGSEKNIAHLKGNSRFEFVHHDVEFPYEAEVDEIYNLACPASPVHYQHDAIKTIKTSVLGAINMLGLAKRTNAKIMQASTSEIYGDPVVHPQVESYWGNVNPIGIRSCYDEGKRCAETLFMDYHRQNGIRIKIIRIFNTYGPRMLPDDGRVVSNFVVQALQDEDITIYGSGTQTRSFQYVDDLIEGMVRMMDTEDEFIGPVNLGNPHEFSILELAEKVIKLTGSKSKLIFKPLPHDDPKQRQPDITLAKSKLKWQPTIELEEGLCRIIEYFSKYRS
- a CDS encoding PD-(D/E)XK nuclease family protein, with translation MKTFLQTVAQDLYSKIGSDLSRTAIVFPNKRASLFFNEYLAAESDRPLWSPAYVNISELFRQLSPLKSGDPIRLVCELYKVFCEETHSEEPLDDFYFWGELLISDFDDVDKNLVDANRLFCNLQDLKNIMDNYDFLDKEQEEAIQQFFQNFSIDKRTQLKEKFISLWDKLGDIYRHYRKNLSELGIAYEGMMYRHVIEGLDTGLLRYDRYVFVGFNVLNKVETRFFQLLQDAGKAMFYWDYDIFYTRLPHEQQPPYVHEAGEFILRNLKLFPNQLPETAFDALRHPKKVRFISAPTENAQARYLPEWVRTVMKNDAETSKEKENAIVLCNETLLLPVLHSIPPEVENVNITMGFPLAQTPVYSYISALMELQTTGYRRDTGRYTYEAVLAILKHPYTRQLSAAADDLEHQLTKDNRFYPLPSELKKDAFLERVFTPQNGIASICRYLTELLREVAVVYRQEKDENDIFNQLYRESLFKSYTLVNRLLNLIESDGLTLQTDTLKRLMNRLLTSTNIPFHGEPAIGMQVMGVLETRNLDFRNLIMLSLNEGQLPKNGGDSSFIPYNLRKAFGMTTIEHKNSVYAYYFYRLIQRAENITLLYNTASDGLNRGEMSRFMLQFLVESPHDISREYLEAGQSPQHSLAIEIHKTNEVLQRMYNAYDIRQHPNALFSPSALNTYLDCRLKFYYRYVAGLKAPDEVSAEIDSALFGTIFHRSAELVYQDLTTNGKEIRKEDLEQLLRNDVKLQTYVDNAFKEELFHVQANEQPEYNGTQLIHSKVIASYLRQLLRNDLHYAPFHMEAMEQKVTETVEIETPLGILPLNIGGTIDRMDSKDDTLRIVDYKTGGTPRTPENIEQLFVPADNRPNYIFQTFLYAAIMCRKQTLKVAPSLLYIHRAASENYSPVIEMGAPRQPKIPVSNFAFYEDEFRERLSALLKEIYNPEETFSQTEDNGKCEYCDFRSLCKK
- a CDS encoding IbrB-like domain-containing protein: MSVDKSPVYGVKAVPVEKIQANDYNPNVVAPPEMKLLELSIWEDGFTMPCVCYYDEEKDSYILVDGYHRYQVLKTSKRIYQRENGLLPVVVIDKELSNRMASTIRHNRARGTHNIELMCNIVAELDHAGMSDQWIMKNIGMDRDELLRLKQISGLADLFANKDFSIPDNKPEYIP